The Thermomonospora amylolytica sequence CCCTGGTCGAACTGCTCGGCGAGTTCGGCGTCACCCCGGCGGCCGCCCGCGCCGCCCTCAGCAGGCTCGCCCGCCGCGGCGTGCTGGAGTCCTCCAGGAACGGCCGCCGCACCGGCTACGGCATCAGCGCCGAGGCCTTCGCCACCCCCGCCCTCCGCCGGGGCGCCAAGCGCATCCTGTCGTTCGCCACCGGCCCCCGCCCCTGGGACGGCCTGTGGCGGATGGTGATCTTCTCCGTTCCCGAGGAGCAGCGCGACGCCCGGCACGCCGCCCGCGCCAGGCTCCGCTGGCTGGGCTTCGCCCCCCTGTACGACGGCGTGTGGATCTGCCCCCACGACAAGGCCGCCGACGCCGCCCAGTCCCTCACCGAACTCGGCATCCGCGCCCACACCGTCATGACCGCCCGGACGGTGCCGGACATCCCCCAGGGAGTCGCCCCGATCGACGCCTGGAACCTGGACGACCTGAGGGCCCGCTACGACGCCTTCATCGGCGCCTGGGAACCCGTCCTCCGCCAGGCCCGCGACGGCGCCGTCCCCGCCGACGAGGCCCTCCGCGCCCGCACCGAGCTCATGTACGCCTGGCTGCACTTCCCCAGCCTCGACCCGGAACTCCCCGCCGAGCTCCTGCCGCCCGACTGGCCCCGCGCCCGCGCGTACGAGATCTTCGCCGAGCTCTACGACTCCCTGGGCCCCCCGGCCGAGACCCGGGTCCGCCGGATCGTGGCCGCCCACGCCCCCGAACTGGCCCCCCTGGTCCGCCACCACGCCCACCGCGGACCCTGACCGGCCCGATCAGGGGGAGGCGGCGCCCAGGACCTCCCGGATCTCGTCGCAGTAGAGCTGGAACTTGCGCTGCTCCATGGGGGTGACCACCGACATCCTGTTGTGCACCATGGGGTTGCGGACCTTGGCCAGCAGCGAGAACCGCTCGTTCCAGTAGTTGCGGTCCCTCTTGAGGACCCGGCCGAAGATGTCCCAGTGCGAGGCCATCAGGTCGTACAGGTCGCGCGGGTAGGTGAAGTCCAGCAGGCGGGTCGAGGCGCGTGAGCCGAACGAGTTCACCTCGCGGGCCATCTTCTCCTCGCACTGGTCCAGCATCGTGACGAGCTTGGGCCGCGTCCGGCGCAGCTCCCGCGGCCAGTCGGGGCCGTAGCGGTCCTCGAAGCCCCGCTCGATCAGGTCGCGCAGGCCGCGTTCCACGGTCATCCAGTTGTCCCAGTCGGCCACGTCCCGGCTCAGCAGGGCGAGGTACTCGTGGAAGTGGTCGGAGAAGGCCCGGTAGGAGTCGTCCCGCACCCGGAGCAGGCCGCGTTGCAGCAGGTGCAGCGCGTCGTTGGGGGTCACCGTCAGCTGGGGGCCGAGGACGATCTCCAGCAGGGCGCGCAGCCGGCCGTCCGCGCGCAGCAGTTCCTCCAGGTCGCGGTAGTAGTACTGGAACTCCGGGGGCATCGGGCCGGTCAGCGTCTCGATCTCCTCCGGCGGAGGGGGGACGCCGTCCCGGCAGGTCGCGCAGATCCGCTCCAGCAGCACGCTCGCCAGGTAGGGATGGCCGCCGGTGAGCTCGCCCAGCCTGCCGGCCAGCGTCTCGTGCGGCCCGTCCGCCGGCAGCCGGTCGATCAGCGCCGCCAGCTCGGCGGCGTCGAAGCAGGTCAGGAAGATGGAGCGGAAGATGCCGGGGAAGGTCGACTCGGCCGGGTCGGCCATGTCCACGATCTCGCGCAGCTCCCGGCGGGAGGTGGTGACCAGGCCGATGTTGCAGTCCACGTTGTAGGCGATCTCGCGGAGCGCCTGGAAGGCGCCGGGCTGCGACTTGAAGGCCTCGCGCGCGGCGTCGAACTCGTCGAGCACCAGCACGACCCGCCAGTCCCGCCGCCGCACCAGCCGCAGGAACTCCTGGGCCTCGCCCTGCAGCTCGGCCCAGTCCAGGTCCGCGGCGACCGCCCGTTCGTAGGCCCGGCCGAGCCGCGCGTCGACCTCGGGCGAACGCTCGCACAGCAGGTCCCAGACGTCCTCGACGAGCTGGCGGAACAGCCGGTGCGCCGAACCCCGGACCCGGACGTTGATCCAGACGGGCAGCAGCCGGGGATGGTCCCGGCGGGTCTCGGGCCGCATGAACAGGTGGTAGGCCAGGCTGGACTTGCCGATCCGCGGCGGCCCGATGATGGCGGTGGCCCCGGCGGTCTGCTGCGCCAGCACCCGTTCCCGCAGCACCTCCAGCGGCCCGGTCCGGCCGACGTGCGCCTCGCCGTGCACGATGTGACCGACCGTGGCGAACGGGTTCCGCACGGCCGCGGACTGGGTGTCGGTCATGCCTGCTCCCGTCACGCCTTGCGGTGCCACAGCCACTCGGCGAACAACCCGACCTTGATCCGGTAGCGGTCCTCGGCCTCCCGCACGATCACGTTGCGGCGCATCAGGTCCTCCAGGACCCGGGGCCCGTCGGGCAGGTCGCGCGCCTTGCGGCCGTCCAGGTGCAGGTCGCGGCGGCGGCCGGTCAGGCAGACGTTCAGCACCTCCAGCACGGTGCCCGCGGGCAGGTCGCTGACGTCGGCGTCGCCGGGGGTGAGCAGGTTGTCGAACTGCTCCAGCGGGAGCGCCTGGTCGCCGCTGACCAGCGCGGTGGCGACCCTGTCGACGTCGGCCGGGCCGATCAGCATCTGCCGCTCGGCGTTCATGTGCTGGATGAGCCGGTTGCAGAACAGCTGGATGTAGTACGGGCTGCGGGCGGTCAGCTCCAGGATGCGCTGCACCGAGTCGCCGCGGTGGCGGTTCTCCCCGTTGTCCAGCCGCACCGGCACGGTGATCAGCTCCTCGGCCGGGCCGGGGTCCAGGTAGGACACCGGTTCCTGGCGGGCCACCTGGAACTCGTTCGGGAACGCCTTCAGGAAGCGGGGCATCAGGTCGTTGCCGGCGACCACGCTGCTGAACAGCTCGCTCTCCAGCATCGCCTTCCACGCCTTCATGAACTCGCGGGGCAGGTCGCCGCGCTCGATGACCGAGTACAGCACGGTGAACTCGTCCAGCAGCAGCACCAGCCGCCAGTTCCGGTAGTCCTGGCTGCGCCTCATCTGCCGCAGCATCCCGTGCATGTAGTCGTCGAAGAAGATCTGCGCGTCGCCGCTGTCCTGGAAGTCGCGGAGCGCGGGGCGCGGCAGGTCCAGGGCGGGCCAGCCCTCCTCCTCCAGGTCCTCCAGCTTCCGGAAGAACGCCCCGGCGATCATGTACAGCAGCCGGGCGTGGTCGAGGTTGGTGGCCAGCTTGCCCAGGTTGAGCTCGGCGGCGAGCACCGGCGGCTTGAGGGCCCGCCGCAGGTGGTGCAGCACCGACGACTTGCCCACCCGCTTCTGGCCGTAGATCACCACGCACTTGGCGTCGGGCCGCTCCAGTGCGTCCACCAGGGTCTGCAGCAGCTCCCCCCGGCCGTAGAACATGTTCTCGTCCTTGACCGGGGCGCCCTCGGAGTAGGGGTTGGGGATGGGCTTCCAGTCCTGCAGGTCGTCCAGCCGCAGGGACAGCGTGTCCGGCTCGGTGACGATGCGCTCGTCGGAGCGGACGGTGAACTCCAGCCGGTAGCGCAGCGTCACCAGCCGCTCCGCGATCGCGTGCGGCGTCACCACCAGCGGCACCGTGCAGCTCTCGCTCTGCTCGTCGCGCAGGCTGTGCGCGACCTGGATGGGCTCGGGCACCGGCCGGTAGTCGTCGGAGTTGTCCAGCACGCGCAGCATCACGTCCACGGCCGGGCTGCGCCGGGGCGGGTTCTTGACGCTGAGCTGCACCTGGATCGCCGAGGAGGCGTCGGGGACGTAGCTGGGCAGCACCTCGGTGACCTCCAGCCCGCTGGGCTCGGCCGCCCGCTGCACCTCGCCGAAGTGCGCGGTGATCGCCGCGTCCAGCTTGGCCAGCAGCGGCACCAGGTACTCCAGGGAGAGCCGGGTCGGATACCCCTCGATCTCCGTCACCAGCTGCCGCACCGCCGTGCGGATCTTGGACTCCAGCCGCTCCTGCTCCAGGTAGGAGGTCTGCTCCAGATAGCCGCGGACCTCGCCCAGGATCGTGGCCACGGCCTTGAGCCGGTCGATGTCGAGCTGCGTGGTGGGGGCGAGCTGGCGGGCCTGCTCCAGT is a genomic window containing:
- a CDS encoding PaaX family transcriptional regulator yields the protein MTSGQAGRADQEIALPRRRHGLQPQRLLITLFGDYWFGRTEHLPSAALVELLGEFGVTPAAARAALSRLARRGVLESSRNGRRTGYGISAEAFATPALRRGAKRILSFATGPRPWDGLWRMVIFSVPEEQRDARHAARARLRWLGFAPLYDGVWICPHDKAADAAQSLTELGIRAHTVMTARTVPDIPQGVAPIDAWNLDDLRARYDAFIGAWEPVLRQARDGAVPADEALRARTELMYAWLHFPSLDPELPAELLPPDWPRARAYEIFAELYDSLGPPAETRVRRIVAAHAPELAPLVRHHAHRGP
- a CDS encoding AAA family ATPase; translation: MTDTQSAAVRNPFATVGHIVHGEAHVGRTGPLEVLRERVLAQQTAGATAIIGPPRIGKSSLAYHLFMRPETRRDHPRLLPVWINVRVRGSAHRLFRQLVEDVWDLLCERSPEVDARLGRAYERAVAADLDWAELQGEAQEFLRLVRRRDWRVVLVLDEFDAAREAFKSQPGAFQALREIAYNVDCNIGLVTTSRRELREIVDMADPAESTFPGIFRSIFLTCFDAAELAALIDRLPADGPHETLAGRLGELTGGHPYLASVLLERICATCRDGVPPPPEEIETLTGPMPPEFQYYYRDLEELLRADGRLRALLEIVLGPQLTVTPNDALHLLQRGLLRVRDDSYRAFSDHFHEYLALLSRDVADWDNWMTVERGLRDLIERGFEDRYGPDWPRELRRTRPKLVTMLDQCEEKMAREVNSFGSRASTRLLDFTYPRDLYDLMASHWDIFGRVLKRDRNYWNERFSLLAKVRNPMVHNRMSVVTPMEQRKFQLYCDEIREVLGAASP